A window of Solanum stenotomum isolate F172 chromosome 9, ASM1918654v1, whole genome shotgun sequence genomic DNA:
GAGATCATTTCAAATGATCTTTTCAGTATCATATCCAGTAAAAGACTTGTTCCACATGCAAGTTTAAAACATTCAGTAACACATTTGCTTTATAAACCATGTGAAAGTCATGCAAGTTATAAAACATCAATTGTGGTAAGATTACTACTCACAGTACTTGTGTTGAGTTACCAAGCTTGCCACTCGATTACTCCGTACGAATTCCTTTGGTCAATCTATAATCACATTCATAATAATTACGTGTTAACTCCTTCATTTAGGTAATTCAtactacattaaaaaaaaaatccagcCCTAGAGGTTTCATGGTTGATTCAAAATCTGCCTAATCACTTAATTAGTGCTTTAATCACACACATTAGTCTCTTCTTGGTCAATTCTCGCTGTAAAAAGATCAACCTAACCTTACTGCCCAATTACTCTTATTGCATATAAGCCCAATACCAAAGTTTACAGTTAAAATCATTGACTATATTCACTTGGTtcataagaatgaaataaatttcctctttttcttctaaacCCATGTTTCTTAACTTCCCAATTCCCAATCTTATAGTCATGGAAGATACAAATTCAACCTTTAGACTAAGTTAAGAAACTTACCTTATTctcgttcttcttcttcttcttccacctCTCTCTTTAGTTTGAGAGCTAAggctttcaatttaaatttatgtttctCCTTCGTTCGTTCGTTCGCGCACTATAGAACAAGAAGagtccttttttttcttttgatcgCTGAAGTTGCAGCTTGCTACTGCTTCTGTTAGGGCTTTCANccccccccccctcccccaccccTTTTTAATTTCtgatctttttttaaaaaaaaagagagctAAATGACAATTATGCCCTTATTTTAATATAGGGTATTACAGTTTTTCGTGTGTGAGTACTTGAATTTTTTGATGATATGGATTTCGAACTCTCTTTTTGCATAAATCTTTTCAAAACTCTTGGTAATGACATGTGGGAACAATACTTTTTGTCTCATCATATCAAGATCTACACCActtttttaacatttaaggGCCACTTAACAGGAATTAAgtgattttcttagttttttgtGTGGATTAGTAcataaattttttgatgatttgaaatttgggccttttttgcaaaaattttacaGGACCCTCCGTATTGACCTCATGGAACAATACCTATCGTCTCACCATGATCCATTCTACTTTTTTAGCATTTAGCGGCCACTCAATATGAATTAAacgattttcttaatttttcatgtgtgttagtacatgaatattttggtaatATGAATTTCGGGCACTTTTTTGCAAAAAACTTTACAGGATCCTCCATAATGACTTGTGGGAATAATGTATATAGCCTCACCATGATTCACGCCTTTTTTAATCATTTAGGGGTCACTCAACAAAAATTAGACAATTTTCCTAGTTTTTCATGTGTGGTAGTACATGAAATTTCAGCAATATAAATCTCGGGCacttttttgcaaaaaaaactttataggATCCTCCGTAATGACCGAGAGGAATAATACATATGCCATCACCATGATCCCCCACCTTTTTTAATCATTTAGGGCCACTCAACATGAATTAGactattttctcaattttcgtgtgttgtattacattaattttttggtgatatgaattttgatgattttttatttatttttttgcaaaaacttCATAGGACCCTCCATAATGACTCgggaaaaaaaatacttacagCCTAATCATGATCCACACCACTTTTTTAGGATGTTAGGAGCTACTCAATAAGAATTAGATGATTTTCTCACTTTTTCGTGTGTAGTAGGTAGTTcataatattttggtgataagTATGTTGAGaggtttcttcttctttttttttgcaaaatttttaCAGGATCCTTCATAATGATTTGGGGAACAATATTTATAGCCTCTACAGAATCCACACCACCTTTTTTAGAATTTAGGAATTACTTAACATGAATTAGACAATTTTCTCAATTCTTTCGTATATTAATATCCATAAAAATTTTGGAATATGTTTTAGAGACTctatttgatttcaaatttttgtGCATTTACTTATGAAGAACTAGTAAATAATACTCATTATTTCCTATGGACGaacatcattttaaaataaaaaaataacaaaaatactcCCTTTGACTCAGtttatatgacttatttttcattttagtccttctcaaaagaaattgatatatttctatatattaagtaacaatttaattttaaaataactattttatatttaataaaatgatttataccCACATAAATATTCATCACTTATTTTAGagcacaaatttaaaaaatctatttttctttttttaaaagttttttgtTAAGTCAAAGtaactcatataaaatgagagGCCGGACGGAGAGAGTTGGTAGTAATTCATAAATTTTTAGAATGTGTGTGATGAGTGATGACTTTATTTGACCTGTGTTTGTAGATTCTTTTCACTCCTCAAAACCCCAAAGCAAGGCCTTTCATTCCCAAAGTTGTTAGCAAAATTACTTGAAAATGGCCATTAACACTGAATGtacttctccttctcctcctcctccgaGGATCGGTAAGATCGGGCCATACACGGTTTTCATGACCCCTCCAGCCACACCCAAATCCGGTTCTACCGAGCTACCACCACCAGTTCAGCTGCAACCGGTTCAAACACCACCGGTTCAGGTGGTCGATAAGTCATGTCCGGTTTGGTCTCCTCCAATGCAGTATGATAAACCCTCTCACTCTTCTTTTGGGTTTTTCTGGAACGCTGTCGCTAAAGTTCAAAATGGTACCTTTTTTGTTTTGCCCtatctttttaaaaagattGTAACTTTATTCTATTCTAGATTTTCAGATCTTGATTTCATGAATATTGTTCCTTTTTCCAGTTTGTGTTACTTAGTTTTTGCTGTACTGATTTCTAATTTGTATATGGATTTTTATAGCTCATGCGAGTTTGGATGAACAAGTGGCATACTGGTTTGGATTGAATCAGTCGAAGTATCAGTGGGCATTAGATGATTACTATGAGAGCAAAAATATTGTAAGTTTTAAGTTTGTTTCTCAAATTTGTTGAATTTCTTGTTTGGTGTTGTTGGGGTAAGGTTTGGAATTCAGAGGTGGAGCCAGGATTAGGAGTTTGGGGTATCTAGTGTGGAAAGTGTTTTCATGGTCTAATCGTTACCACAGAGCCGTCAAGTCAGTTTTTAGgagttcacaagttaatatacatatatagttattcaatttttcaatacaaataCAGAATCTACAAAAAAGTTACTAGCCTAGCTCCGCCCTTAGTTTGGATATTATAGTTACAAGTTCATGCAATTTTGAAGTGATATTTATCTGGTTTCTACTTTATGATCAAGTAATCTTTAAGGTTAAGTATTGTCTTCTATAGTTTGTGTCACAGAAATCATCCGCTTGCTCTTACCTGGAGATGCTTCTTTTTTTCTAGTTAGCACTCTTAACTTTACCTCTTACTGTGGTACAGATTATGTTAATCATTGCAACAACAATTGTTTACAGATGTGGATCAAGgatatataaactttaaatttagtCTTCACTAGATTTTTTTCCTACAGTTCCTCTGCAGTTTTGCCTCCTTCATGTCATTTCCTTTCTAGGATCATGTACCTGTAGATTATGACTTCAGATTTTAGTTTGTTCTTAGGCATAGAGGAAAAAGAGTCCTAATTAATACAACGTGGTGGTGCGGTCTTTTGCTGCAACTAAAAAGGTTTTATTTAGGATGAAGTCCTTGCTGGTGCTTTCCAGTTACAATCCCCTACTTAAATCTCTTGAAAGTTGTCACGACTCAATATCTGGTCGAGCCGTGACTGGCAGTCTAGCACCCGATGCCTTGACTTTACCAAGAAAACTTTCTTGGCCTTTCTACTCCTTAAATTCAAAACACTATGCAACCCAATGTAGTTCTTAAAGAAAACTGAGAATGTAAAATGATAAAGATgttgttctttctttcttttctgaAACTGTAACGCTTTATGGAAGAAGTTTAAGTAGATGGTTGAGAGCTTCCCATGTAGTTGTGCAGACTGTTGCTAGCCTACCTATGTTATAGTGACATCTAACATCTGGGGACCACGAACATTGATCACTTTGTTATACACCTCTTTTCAAGAAGAAAATGGTAGGTAATGAAATGTTTGCTTGAGGTATTACAGGGCCGTGAAGAATTACTTGTGCTGTGCATAAATGTGGTGGGCTTCCAATAAACAGCCTAAAGGACATACATGTTTTTGGGCGCTGTATTGTTCACGAACTCTTTAAGTCTAAAGTTATATAGTATACTTCATTTGTCTTGAGGTATCTGTGTCAGCTGGTGTGCAATGTGCATGGATTCttcaaaattggaaaatttagcAAAGAGGTGCTTGATTTTGTACCTGATACTATCCCATACACACTTGTAAGCAACTCTGTGAAACACAGCTAAGAAATTAATGTGGAATTTGGTATCTACTGTCATGGTAGAGAAAATTGGGGATGGGTAGAGAGGAAATATTGATTGCGGATGCTAATAACTTTCACCAAGAACATAATTAATGTAAGTTTTACACCAGCGACTGTCTTTGCTAGGAGCTCATTCCACTTCCATTTCATGAATGTTCTTCTTCAGCTCTCATAAGGTTTGTTTTTGCTTCGAAGtgttgattttatgttttactcCAGCCACTGAAATTTATTCAAATGGTTAAGATACCATGCCACTTTGATCTTCATATCCTTTTCTTTTGGTGGCGTGATTATGGGAAGATGATGCTGATTCTTGCAGATTTTGGGGTAGGGGTGGGGTAGGAGCTCTTATGGGTTTTTTGGTAAGATAAGATGAAGTTATGCTTCTTATGTTGTAGTACCTCCATTTTAGTTTATATGGCAGTGTAAAGAGTATAAGAAAAAAGACTTTTGGCACATATCAAAGGTAATGTTTGAACTTGTGGTCACAAACATGTCATCATCGGAGacatgtttttgttttctttagcATTTATTGGGTTTTGTTTAATAAAGGATCTAAGAAGCTACTTCCTATCTCAAACAAATATTGTAATTGGAAGTGTATATGacatgtttttgttttctttagcATTTATTGGGTTTCGTTTGATAAAGGTTAAAGAATTGCCTCGTTCCATAGAGTTAGAAACTGACGTTTAACTGGTCAGGAATTTTCTACATGAATCATTAGTTATCTGAAAACTTCCTAATGTTTGAATGATGAATGCAACATGCTCTAAATTGAGAGCATGATAGGCAGAGTTCTGGCTTTGGTGCCTGCTTACATTTCCTTCTAATTCTACCTTTGATTGATTTCCCTACACAGAATCACAAATAGTATGTTCAGAACTTAACTAGGCAAAGTATGTTTTCTTCCAAAAAGGAAAATTACATTTTCATTTGATAATAGCATACCTAGTGTAATTCCGTGAACGGAGTCTGGAGAGTGGTGTTTATGCACCTTACCCCTATCTTGTGAAGGTATGGTATGACTCTCGTGGGGTGCCACAATGGccatcacaaaaataaatactGAAATGTTACTAATAAATCAGGCTGAGGCAAACATTGATACCGATTTAAATCGGACCTGCAAATCTAAAGTCCATGAAATGCAGTGGTTATACTTTTTGGTGTATTTGTAACTCGTACTCATTGTCAGATCACTTTTAATTGCTCTGTGAGACGTTTGTTTTTGGCTTTTTTGTTGTtgcttatttattaaataaatgtttTGTGCACAGAACCAGGCCGAAGAAAAAGCAAAAGTCGTAGCTAGTAAATTAGAGAATGTATGATATGCCAAAGGAGAAGGTATAAAATCTTGTCAGGATGTGCTATCTCTTGTTGCTTCTAGTGCTATTCCTGCACGGTATGCATTTATGTGTGATTGTCACACATTACTATGTCGTGTTGTGTGGTGCAGCAGCTAACAATGCTGCTTGTGAAGTTATTGATGTTATCTATTACAATATGTATCTATGTACTTTTGTTACTGGTAGAAAGTTTCTTTCAGTAAGAGATTTTGTTGTTTCTACTCATCATTTTGGTGTCCTATTCACTACTGCTGTTATTGCGAATAATTTGGAGGGAAGCACCCAACGTTAAATcaattttgtttccttttgaTAAATGAATAATCAAAAGCATCTTTCAGTGAATAATTTGTAACACGCACATCTATTCATTACTTGCTTGTATAATTTGGTTATGTTACACTAATTCATTTGAAACGTGATAAGAAGCTAAAGACGTAACCTTTGACCTCCCTCCCTCTGCTAGAATTTGCTTTTTTAACATCAAATCATAAGAACTTATGAATCTAGTGATGTTATATGTAgcaaaaacactaaacctatgTGTAAGCAAACAAATTTTATCCCATCACCAGTCCAAATGCTTTCTGCATAGCTGTTGTTTGCACACAACTAAGGCTAGCCAATTAATCTTTCATCATATGCATGTGTTATTTTGTTGGTGATGGGTATTGTAGAGTTAACTGCAATGATGTTGCTATTGGTGGTGCATTGCCTATTTATCTTTCTCACTCAGGAGCCAAAATGAACACGTCTGCTACCTACTATACTAGACCTTCGATCAGGCATGAATTGGAACCAACACCACTGCATTGCGCTCGAATAGTTGAGCAACTGCTGACCAACAATTTTCGCGCACAAATATAGATTCATTCCTCGTACCTGGTCCAGCCTCACAACCTTTAGCGAGTTGTTAATAAGTCAGTCTTGTTTGGTAAGACAAAATTGAACAAAGAAGAGATTGCTCGATTGGAACAACAGCCAACAAAGCACGTAATTACATTGATAGTATTGTGGTGTTGGTGCCCGATGACGGCATTAATGGAGATGATCACGAATCCGACTAGAAAGGACGAAAAACTTTATATCAATTATAGCTCAACATTCTGTATCATAGTTGGATAGTTTCATTGACAAACACACACTGCAAATTACGTAGTCACACTTCATAACCCTGTGATATTTAATATCATCACACCAAACAACCACTCAGTCTGTCATTTTGCATCATACCAAATGACACCAAATTAATAGAAGAAACTCCAGATCCTCTCAAGTAATCTCACAGGCTCTAATAGACAAACTTGGATAGGCAACACATTCAACAGTAGCGTAGCCAACTAACTATAATAGACTGTTTCATTTTTGCTAATTGTGATGCACACAATCTCGACTAATTACATGGGGTACCTGCTACCTTTCAAAAACATAGACATTTTCTTGGATAGATGGAAAGAAATAACTTACATTTCTCTCTTCACCTCTACCCTACATTTTGCCATCATGAAGCAGGGTAAAACACAGTTACAAAAAAAGTCATATGAACCCTTCCATAATACAAAACCTACACAAACGATCATTGCTACAAACCCACACagctatttttattttggtttgttcATTCCTAGGAATCAAAGAGGGGTGGTTATTGCCACTATGATGAGTTTACATGATTTTTATTAACCAAGAAAAGAACCAGAAACTCTTAAGACATGCGGAAGTATGTTCTCATAGTTAGGAGTTCATTAGATTGTCTTTTCAGAGAAGCTAGAGCATATAATTCGTTACAGTTGAAACAACTGAATACTACACTTGAATAACTCGAATCACAAAACATACAGCCTAGCACATTCATAGCTTAAATATTGAGATTTCTTATGAGGATCCTGCTATATATTGCTCTAGCAGTAGAGACAATCCTTCATCAATCTCATGACTGTATGATAGGCTTCTGAATGGACCTACCACAACACACCCTTTAAAGACTCTACATTACCCATATAACACCAAAAATTTCCAGATATCCCTTGCAATTTTTGTTGAGGGGCTAATTTTTTTGGATGAAGCaataaaatttcattcaaaAAGCATCAAGAAGAGATGCATACCAAAAACTTCCAAACTAAAGACACTATTATCTTCCCATATAGGCATATACAATAGTTTTTTTGAGGGTCTCATTTCAACAATGGTATATTAAATATTACGAACAACATCACTCCCCACGTCGATGCATATAATATAAACCAGCATTTGACTAAACTATGCAAGCAAAACTGTTCTGCTAAACCTTGCAAGCAAACCTCTCTGCCCGAAGATTGGAAGAAAAAGCTACGGTTCAATTGAAAAACATCAATAAACACGCAAGCACTTGTATTATTACATCGTGTCCATACTGGGTTAAAGGATTACATAGTCTAGCAAGTAATAGTAATGATTCAACATCCAATACCCGAGGTAACCTATTAGAAGCaacactaattatttttttttcacaagcTTATCTAGGTAGAGTAAATGAGGTAGCTGTACAATGTAGGAGAGCTTCGATAATCGATAATCGATTATCGACTCTAGACAGGAGGTATATTGGAAAAAGAGAAACCTTTATAACCCTTGTAAGCATAGTATGCAATCCTTGTATAGTAGAACCCTGGTATAAACAGAACTCCACCGAGTACAGCAAAAAAAAGCCCTGCATTACAAACATTCTCTTCAAATAACAAGACATGCCCAAAAAAAAGACCTAATTATAAACCCTAGAGATAAATCAAAATCGAAATCAGATGAGTAAAAGTGAGCTGAAGAGGATTAGGGAGTTACCATGAGCTGTATCGCCACCGACCTTATTGATTGCCATGAAAATACCTAGAAAAATAGCGAGGGTACCAAATACAAGAAGGGAAACAGCAAGAGCGATCTCTTTAATGGGTCCACGATTGTTATCGGCATGAGAACCTTCCATCATCATATCCTCATCGGAAATTGAGAAAGCATGATCGACATACGCCATTGAAACAAACACTATTTCTTTGTAatgcttgaagaagaagaagaagaagggttaGTGGGAAATGCCTTTTTCAGCAGAAACAGAGTTAGGCTAAAGAAGAAGGAGTCTTTGCGTGTGTGGGTCGACCTTTctattgtttttttgtttatataataTTCCAATATAGACTAATTGTCAATACAACTATGCTAACCtatgggtaacaatgatccaaacagagtaTAATAGATTTGAGTCCTAAATCGACTTTGATACCTAGGTATGAAAAAGTTTTTGATAAGTTCGAATAGGGTGTACAGGGCGTGAATTCAAAATAATCGGGTCCCAATGTAGATATTGGACAtcgaatgaaaagaaaaaacccTTAGTCCTTATGGACTACTATTTAACCTTTATTCACCTACTACATTGAACACTA
This region includes:
- the LOC125876384 gene encoding uncharacterized protein LOC125876384 → MAINTECTSPSPPPPRIGKIGPYTVFMTPPATPKSGSTELPPPVQLQPVQTPPVQVVDKSCPVWSPPMQYDKPSHSSFGFFWNAVAKVQNAHASLDEQVAYWFGLNQSKYQWALDDYYESKNINQAEEKAKVVASKLENV
- the LOC125876389 gene encoding uncharacterized protein LOC125876389 produces the protein MAYVDHAFSISDEDMMMEGSHADNNRGPIKEIALAVSLLVFGTLAIFLGIFMAINKVGGDTAHGLFFAVLGGVLFIPGFYYTRIAYYAYKGYKGFSFSNIPPV